A single Macaca mulatta isolate MMU2019108-1 chromosome 15, T2T-MMU8v2.0, whole genome shotgun sequence DNA region contains:
- the PPP6C gene encoding serine/threonine-protein phosphatase 6 catalytic subunit isoform X2 has translation MAPLDLDKYVEIARLCKYLPENDLKRLCDYVCDLLLEESNVQPVSTPVTVCGDIHGQGDFVDRGYYSLETFTYLLALKAKWPDRITLLRGNHESRQITQVYGFYDECQTKYGNANAWRYCTKVFDMLTVAALIDEQILCVHGGLSPDIKTLDQIRTIERNQEIPHKGAFCDLVWSDPEDVDTWAISPRGAGWLFGAKVTNEFVHINNLKLICRAHQLVHEGYKFMFDEKLVTVWSAPNYCYRCGNIASIMVFKDVNTREPKLFRAVPDSERVIPPRTTTPYFL, from the exons cGGCTATGTGACTATGTTTGTGACCTCCTCTTAGAAGAGTCAAATGTTCAGCCAGTATCAACACCAGTAACAGTGTGTGGAGATATACATGGACAG GGTGATTTTGTAGACAGAGGTTACTATAGTTTGGAGACCTTCACTTACCTTCTTGCATTAAAGGCTAAATGGCCTGATCGTATTACACTTTTGCGAGGAAATCATGAGAGTAGACAGATAACACAGGTCTATGGATTTTATG ATGAGTGCCAAACCAAATATGGAAATGCTAATGCCTGGAGATACTGTACCAAAGTTTTTGACATGCTCACAGTAGCAGCT TTAATAGATGAGCAGATTTTGTGTGTCCATGGTGGTTTATCTCCTGATATCAAAACACTGGATCAAATTCGAACCATCGAACGGAATCAGGAAATTCCTCATAAAGGAGCATTTTGTGATCTGGTTTGGTCAGATCCTGAAGATGTGGATACTTGGGCTATCAGTCCGCGAGGAGCAGGTTGGCTTTTTGGAGCAAAGGTCACAAATGAG TTTGTTCATATCAACAACTTAAAACTCATCTGCAGAGCACATCAACTAGTGCACGAAGGCTATAAATTTATGTTTGATGAGAAGCTGGTGACAGTATGGTCTGCTCCTAATTACTGCTATCGTTGTGGAAATATTGCTTCGATCATGGTCTTCAAAGATGTAAATACAAGAGAACCAAAGTTATTCCGGGCAGTTCCAGATTCAGAACGTGTTATTCCTCCCAGAACGACAACGCCGTATTTCCTTTGA
- the PPP6C gene encoding serine/threonine-protein phosphatase 6 catalytic subunit isoform X1 translates to MAPLDLDKYVEIARLCKYLPENDLKRLCDYVCDLLLEESNVQPVSTPVTVCGDIHGQFYDLCELFRTGGQVPDTNYIFMGDFVDRGYYSLETFTYLLALKAKWPDRITLLRGNHESRQITQVYGFYDECQTKYGNANAWRYCTKVFDMLTVAALIDEQILCVHGGLSPDIKTLDQIRTIERNQEIPHKGAFCDLVWSDPEDVDTWAISPRGAGWLFGAKVTNEFVHINNLKLICRAHQLVHEGYKFMFDEKLVTVWSAPNYCYRCGNIASIMVFKDVNTREPKLFRAVPDSERVIPPRTTTPYFL, encoded by the exons cGGCTATGTGACTATGTTTGTGACCTCCTCTTAGAAGAGTCAAATGTTCAGCCAGTATCAACACCAGTAACAGTGTGTGGAGATATACATGGACAG ttttatgaCCTTTGTGAACTGTTCAGAACTGGAGGTCAGGTTCCTGACACAAACTACATATTTATG GGTGATTTTGTAGACAGAGGTTACTATAGTTTGGAGACCTTCACTTACCTTCTTGCATTAAAGGCTAAATGGCCTGATCGTATTACACTTTTGCGAGGAAATCATGAGAGTAGACAGATAACACAGGTCTATGGATTTTATG ATGAGTGCCAAACCAAATATGGAAATGCTAATGCCTGGAGATACTGTACCAAAGTTTTTGACATGCTCACAGTAGCAGCT TTAATAGATGAGCAGATTTTGTGTGTCCATGGTGGTTTATCTCCTGATATCAAAACACTGGATCAAATTCGAACCATCGAACGGAATCAGGAAATTCCTCATAAAGGAGCATTTTGTGATCTGGTTTGGTCAGATCCTGAAGATGTGGATACTTGGGCTATCAGTCCGCGAGGAGCAGGTTGGCTTTTTGGAGCAAAGGTCACAAATGAG TTTGTTCATATCAACAACTTAAAACTCATCTGCAGAGCACATCAACTAGTGCACGAAGGCTATAAATTTATGTTTGATGAGAAGCTGGTGACAGTATGGTCTGCTCCTAATTACTGCTATCGTTGTGGAAATATTGCTTCGATCATGGTCTTCAAAGATGTAAATACAAGAGAACCAAAGTTATTCCGGGCAGTTCCAGATTCAGAACGTGTTATTCCTCCCAGAACGACAACGCCGTATTTCCTTTGA